A genomic segment from Aegilops tauschii subsp. strangulata cultivar AL8/78 chromosome 1, Aet v6.0, whole genome shotgun sequence encodes:
- the LOC109748921 gene encoding LEAF RUST 10 DISEASE-RESISTANCEUS RECEPTOR-LIKE PROTEIN KINASE-like 1.2 isoform X1 encodes MPLLLLLLRVLLLAAGLAVSRGYPTAGAGEGSLYNSSMCQKSFACGGINIHYPFYLSSESKVVDGVAYSYCGYPGMAVLCDDSRANATATLQLAGGTNYTVHAIDYDNHTITLADADVLNGVCPMVRHNVNIPREAWLNFTPTGNSTISFFLDCSFTTNVTVAPLPPPELVPINCAGFERGRGSSFLATQLGAPDGNWTRACKEVYVAPVLTGEWLTSPDSRGRLGSGGYGDVLRRGFRLSWDPSAGPCFKCELSGGRCSYDQPGGFLGCLCSDGRVRNMDCGPKRTSKNAIIAVGCSAAALVLFVLLLVVSFLYIRKRRQYKMTSSSRLLKYSNSGGTPRSRGGSDLESSGVHNLQTHHFAYEELEEATGGFSDTRELGDGGFGTVYKGQLRDGRVVAVKRLYNNGCRHVEQFLNEAAILSRLRHPNLVTFYGCTSSRSRELLLVYEYVPNGTVADHLQGHRAAERALPWPLRLNVAVEAAAALAYLHAIDPPVVHRDVKTTNILLDADFHVKVADFGLSRLFPLDGATHVSTAPQGTPGYVDPEYHQCYQLTDRSDVYSFGVVLAELISSKPAVDVTRDRDEINLAAMAVGRIQRSELDQLVDAELGYGSDEATTRAITMVAELAFRCLQQNSEMRPPIKEVLDGLRGIQQGGAKEKKYDVIVVPRSPNTVHAPWDSMSTTPSISQ; translated from the exons atgccgctcctcctcctcctcctccgtgtccTGCTCCTGGCCGCCGGGCTCGCCGTCTCCCGCGGGTACCCCACTGCCGGCGCCGGCGAAGGCAGCCTGTACAACTCGAGCATGTGCCAGAAGTCCTTCGCGTGTGGGGGGATTAACATCCACTACCCCTTCTACCTGTCCAGCGAGTCCAAGGTCGTCGACGGGGTGGCCTACTCCTACTGCGGCTACCCCGGCATGGCCGTGCTTTGCGACGACAGCCGCGCCAACGCCACCGCCACGCTCCAGCTCGCCGGGGGCACCAACTACACCGTCCACGCCATCGACTACGACAACCACACCATCAcgctcgccgacgccgacgtCCTCAACGGCGTCTGCCCCATGGTCCGCCACAACGTCAACATCCCTCGCGAGGCGTGGCTCAACTTCACGCCCACCggcaacagcaccatctccttcTTCCTCGACTGCAGCTTCACCACAAACGTCACCGTCGCCCCTCTGCCGCCGCCTGAGCTCGTCCCGATCAACTGCGCCGGCTTCGAGCGAGGGCGCGGGTCGTCGTTCCTCGCCACGCAGCTCGGCGCGCCGGACGGGAACTGGACACGGGCGTGCAAGGAGGTGTACGTGGCGCCCGTGCTGACCGGCGAGTGGCTGACGAGCCCGGACTCCCGCGGGCGGCTCGGGAGCGGCGGGTACGGCGACGTGCTGCGCCGCGGGTTCCGGCTCAGCTGGGACCCGAGCGCCGGCCCCTGCTTCAAGTGCGAGCTGTCCGGGGGCCGGTGCAGCTACGACCAGCCCGGCGGGTTCCTCGGCTGCCTCTGCTCCGACGGCCGCGTGCGCAACATGGACTGCG GACCAAAGAGAACGAGCAAAAATGCAATAATAGCAGTAG GATGCTCCGCAGCAGCTCTGGTTCTATTCGTGCTTCTCCTCGTGGTGTCGTTCCTGTACATCCGCAAGAGGAGGCAGTACAAGATGACCTCGTCGTCCAGGCTCCTCAAGTACAGCAACTCCGGCGGGACGCCCCGCTCCAGAGGCGGCAGCGACCTGGAGTCCAGCGGCGTCCACAACCTGCAGACGCACCACTTCGCCTACGAGGAGCTGGAGGAGGCCACCGGCGGCTTCAGCGACACCCGCGAGCTCGGCGACGGCGGCTTCGGCACCGTGTACAAAGGCCAACTCCGGGACGGGCGCGTGGTGGCCGTGAAGCGGCTCTACAACAACGGCTGCCGGCACGTGGAGCAGTTCCTGAACGAGGCCGCCATCCTGTCGCGGCTGCGCCACCCGAACCTCGTCACCTTCTACGGCTGCACCTCCAGCCGCAGCCGGGAGCTGCTGCTCGTGTACGAGTACGTGCCCAACGGCACCGTGGCCGACCACCTGCAGGGCCACCGCGCCGCCGAGCGCGCGCTGCCGTGGCCGCTCCGCCTCAACGTCGCCGTCGaggccgccgccgcgctcgcctACCTCCACGCCATCGACCCGCCCGTGGTGCACCGGGACGTCAAGACCACCAACATCCTCCTCGACGCCGACTTCCACGTCAAGGTCGCCGACTTCGGGCTCTCCAGGCTCTTCCCGCTCGACGGCGCCACCCACGTGTCCACCGCGCCGCAGGGCACCCCGGGGTACGTGGACCCGGAGTACCACCAGTGCTACCAGCTCACCGACCGGAGCGACGTCTACAGCTTCGGCGTCGTGCTCGCGGAGCTCATCTCGTCCAAGCCCGCCGTCGACGTCACCCGGGACCGCGACGAGATCAACCTGGCCGCCATGGCTGTGGGCAGGATACAGCGGTCGGAGCTGGACCAGCTGGTGGACGCCGAGCTTGGGTATGGCTCCGACGAGGCCACGACGAGGGCGATCACGATGGTGGCGGAGCTGGCGTTCCGGTGCCTCCAGCAGAACAGCGAGATGCGGCCGCCGATCAAGGAGGTGCTCGACGGTCTCAGGGGCATACAACAGGGCGGCGCGAAGGAGAAGAAATACGACGTCATCGTCGTGCCCCGCTCCCCGAACACCGTGCACGCTCCTTGGGACAGCATGAGCACCACCCCAAGCATTAGCCAGTAG
- the LOC109748921 gene encoding LEAF RUST 10 DISEASE-RESISTANCEUS RECEPTOR-LIKE PROTEIN KINASE-like 1.2 isoform X2, protein MPLLLLLLRVLLLAAGLAVSRGYPTAGAGEGSLYNSSMCQKSFACGGINIHYPFYLSSESKVVDGVAYSYCGYPGMAVLCDDSRANATATLQLAGGTNYTVHAIDYDNHTITLADADVLNGVCPMVRHNVNIPREAWLNFTPTGNSTISFFLDCSFTTNVTVAPLPPPELVPINCAGFERGRGQHSVRLLVAMLVLSSAPRAMPQPPPDPGAYFRYTNCTPTPYQCGSLAFDVNYPFAVDGVARPDYCSSPGHRLGCANNTTLEIYMDSGGSFQVTGVDYGNQVLTVIDQSLAHESACPHAYRSTTIDAAEFAYTDRDRFLTAYVNCTSASSSLPPVYDAFACVARGRSYYRLDNGMSAPEDVLGLGVVCSSTLVVPYDSAMADALAAGNATLGDAVRAGFSVRWKAGAGWCGECQASGGRCGHDSRAQDDHTCFCPGGQAIGSCPSSVSGPKRTSKNAIIAVGCSAAALVLFVLLLVVSFLYIRKRRQYKMTSSSRLLKYSNSGGTPRSRGGSDLESSGVHNLQTHHFAYEELEEATGGFSDTRELGDGGFGTVYKGQLRDGRVVAVKRLYNNGCRHVEQFLNEAAILSRLRHPNLVTFYGCTSSRSRELLLVYEYVPNGTVADHLQGHRAAERALPWPLRLNVAVEAAAALAYLHAIDPPVVHRDVKTTNILLDADFHVKVADFGLSRLFPLDGATHVSTAPQGTPGYVDPEYHQCYQLTDRSDVYSFGVVLAELISSKPAVDVTRDRDEINLAAMAVGRIQRSELDQLVDAELGYGSDEATTRAITMVAELAFRCLQQNSEMRPPIKEVLDGLRGIQQGGAKEKKYDVIVVPRSPNTVHAPWDSMSTTPSISQ, encoded by the exons atgccgctcctcctcctcctcctccgtgtccTGCTCCTGGCCGCCGGGCTCGCCGTCTCCCGCGGGTACCCCACTGCCGGCGCCGGCGAAGGCAGCCTGTACAACTCGAGCATGTGCCAGAAGTCCTTCGCGTGTGGGGGGATTAACATCCACTACCCCTTCTACCTGTCCAGCGAGTCCAAGGTCGTCGACGGGGTGGCCTACTCCTACTGCGGCTACCCCGGCATGGCCGTGCTTTGCGACGACAGCCGCGCCAACGCCACCGCCACGCTCCAGCTCGCCGGGGGCACCAACTACACCGTCCACGCCATCGACTACGACAACCACACCATCAcgctcgccgacgccgacgtCCTCAACGGCGTCTGCCCCATGGTCCGCCACAACGTCAACATCCCTCGCGAGGCGTGGCTCAACTTCACGCCCACCggcaacagcaccatctccttcTTCCTCGACTGCAGCTTCACCACAAACGTCACCGTCGCCCCTCTGCCGCCGCCTGAGCTCGTCCCGATCAACTGCGCCGGCTTCGAGCGAGGGCGCGG CCAGCATTCCGTGCGGCTCCTCGTCGCCATGCTGGTCCTCTCGTCGGCGCCACGAGCCATGCCGCAGCCACCGCCCGACCCCGGTGCCTACTTCCGGTACACCAACTGCACCCCGACGCCCTACCAGTGCGGGTCACTCGCGTTCGATGTCAACTACCCATTCGCCGTCGACGGCGTGGCCCGGCCGGACTACTGCTCCTCCCCCGGGCACCGCCTCGGCTGCGCCAATAACACTACGCTGGAAATCTACATGGATTCCGGCGGGTCCTTCCAAGTCACGGGCGTCGACTACGGCAACCAGGTGCTCACCGTGATCGACCAGAGCCTGGCCCACGAGTCAGCGTGCCCGCACGCCTACCGCAGCACCACCATCGACGCCGCCGAGTTCGCGTACACAGACCGGGACCGGTTCCTGACGGCCTACGTGAACTGCACCAGCGCAAGCTCGTCGTTGCCGCCGGTGTACGACGCCTTCGCCTGTGTCGCCAGGGGGCGGTCGTATTACAGGCTGGACAACGGCATGTCGGCGCCGGAGGACGTGCTGGGCCTGGGGGTGGTGTGCAGCTCGACTTTGGTCGTCCCGTACGACTCGGCCATGGCGGATGCGCTGGCCGCCGGGAACGCCACCCTCGGGGACGCTGTCAGGGCAGGGTTCTCGGTGAGGTGGAAGGCCGGCGCCGGGTGGTGCGGCGAGTGCCAGGCCTCTGGAGGGCGCTGCGGGCACGACAGTAGAGCGCAGGACGATCACACGTGTTTCTGCCCCGGCGGTCAGGCTATCGGGTCGTGTCCTTCGTCAGTTTCAG GACCAAAGAGAACGAGCAAAAATGCAATAATAGCAGTAG GATGCTCCGCAGCAGCTCTGGTTCTATTCGTGCTTCTCCTCGTGGTGTCGTTCCTGTACATCCGCAAGAGGAGGCAGTACAAGATGACCTCGTCGTCCAGGCTCCTCAAGTACAGCAACTCCGGCGGGACGCCCCGCTCCAGAGGCGGCAGCGACCTGGAGTCCAGCGGCGTCCACAACCTGCAGACGCACCACTTCGCCTACGAGGAGCTGGAGGAGGCCACCGGCGGCTTCAGCGACACCCGCGAGCTCGGCGACGGCGGCTTCGGCACCGTGTACAAAGGCCAACTCCGGGACGGGCGCGTGGTGGCCGTGAAGCGGCTCTACAACAACGGCTGCCGGCACGTGGAGCAGTTCCTGAACGAGGCCGCCATCCTGTCGCGGCTGCGCCACCCGAACCTCGTCACCTTCTACGGCTGCACCTCCAGCCGCAGCCGGGAGCTGCTGCTCGTGTACGAGTACGTGCCCAACGGCACCGTGGCCGACCACCTGCAGGGCCACCGCGCCGCCGAGCGCGCGCTGCCGTGGCCGCTCCGCCTCAACGTCGCCGTCGaggccgccgccgcgctcgcctACCTCCACGCCATCGACCCGCCCGTGGTGCACCGGGACGTCAAGACCACCAACATCCTCCTCGACGCCGACTTCCACGTCAAGGTCGCCGACTTCGGGCTCTCCAGGCTCTTCCCGCTCGACGGCGCCACCCACGTGTCCACCGCGCCGCAGGGCACCCCGGGGTACGTGGACCCGGAGTACCACCAGTGCTACCAGCTCACCGACCGGAGCGACGTCTACAGCTTCGGCGTCGTGCTCGCGGAGCTCATCTCGTCCAAGCCCGCCGTCGACGTCACCCGGGACCGCGACGAGATCAACCTGGCCGCCATGGCTGTGGGCAGGATACAGCGGTCGGAGCTGGACCAGCTGGTGGACGCCGAGCTTGGGTATGGCTCCGACGAGGCCACGACGAGGGCGATCACGATGGTGGCGGAGCTGGCGTTCCGGTGCCTCCAGCAGAACAGCGAGATGCGGCCGCCGATCAAGGAGGTGCTCGACGGTCTCAGGGGCATACAACAGGGCGGCGCGAAGGAGAAGAAATACGACGTCATCGTCGTGCCCCGCTCCCCGAACACCGTGCACGCTCCTTGGGACAGCATGAGCACCACCCCAAGCATTAGCCAGTAG